In Tumebacillus amylolyticus, the genomic stretch CAGGAAACCAAGGAGTTTCACATCGAATTTCAAACCAAGAATGACGCGATGATGATCATTCGTATGTTTGAGTACGGCTTCCAAGCGGCCAAGGGAGGTTCGCAAAAAGTAGAGGAGGGAATCGTGATTCGCTTTCCCCCTCAACTTGTGATATATCTAGAGCATGGGCCGTTACGGACGGATGAGATCTCCTGTATTGTTCAGTTTCCGCCGTATGAAGCCGGGAACCAGTATGAGTACCGAGTCCCTGTGAAACGGTTTTGGGAATTCACTGACGAAGACTTTACGGGGGACTTGTATGCGTTGATTCCCTTTCAAGTCTTCACATTTCGCAAAGTGATCTCCAGCATCGTGCAGGATCAGGGCTTGTCAGATCAGGAAAAAAAGCTATTCGTACACCGTGAACTGGCAAGGTTGAAGGAATGTATCGAACAGAGTCATGAATACATTCTGGCTGTGCATCGGCAGCGCAAGATCACAGAAGATGATGTGAACAAAATGTCTACCGTCATCTACAACCTCAGTCGTCACTTGTATAACAAGTTTGAACCCTATTACGAGTCATTTTTCGTGGAGGTGGAGCAAATGGTAAAATCCATGATCGACATGAAACTCCTCAAACAAGCGAAAGAAGTAGCCATGAACGAAGGCAGAATGCTAGGCATCAAAGAAGGAAAGTCCGAAGGTTTAAAAGAAGGCAAACTTCAAGGTCTTATGGAAGGCAAGCTCCAAGGTCTTATGGAAGGCAAAACCCAAGGCCTTATGGAGGGCAAACACGAGATGCTGCTCTCTCAATTCTCCCAGCGAAACTTCTTGGACGACCAAATGAGGGCCTTCATCCTCGGGGTATCAGACGAGGAGATGATTCAAAAACTCTCGTCCCTGATTCTTACCGCATCCTCAAAGCAAGAAATCCTGCAAGGGATTCAAGCTGAATAAAAGAGTCCGCATCAAGCCCCCCTCTTGTGAACGCAGGAGGGGGGCTTTTCTTGTCTTTTTGGGGAACAATGATGGAAGGATTATACACGAATACGAAGGGAGTTCATGCCCTTGCAAAGCTCCACTGCTTGGAAAGCGATTGCCACCACGCTCGTCCTGACCTCCCTCGTAGGCTGTTCATCGAGCAGTTCATCCGACTCGGCCTCGGGCACCCAGACCATCAACGCTTGGATCATGGGCGACGGAACTTGGAAGGACTTCTACAGCAAACTCGCCGACCAATTTCACCAAGAGAACCCGGACATCCAAGTCAAACTCGACTTCATCCCGTGGGACCAAGGCCACGACAAACTCATCACCGCGGCCGCCTCTGACGCCGGCCCGGACGTCACCACCGACGGCGGCCGCTGGACAACGGAACTCGCCGTCATGGGAGCCCTCGAACCACTCGATGACTTCCTGAACGACACCTATAAAAAAGACTTCGTCGACGCCGCCTGGGAAACGACCCAATGGAAAGGCCGCACATGGGGAATCCCCCAAGGCTTCACGACCACCGCTCTGTTCTACCGCACCGACTGGCTGCAACAAGCAGGCTACGACCATCCACCCAAGAACTGGGCGGAATTCGAAGATCTCGCCAAGAAAATGACCCACAACCACCACTACGGCTTCGCTCTCGTCGGCGACAATTCGATGGATACGACGATGTTCTGGACCCCGTTCCTCTGGCAAAACGGCGGCGAACTCCTGTCCAAAGATTTGAAAAAAGCCACCTTCAACTCCTACGCCGGCATCCAAGCGCTCCAATTCTACGTCGATCTCTACCGCAAAGACCATGCCGCGCCAGACTCAGCTCTCAGCACCAAGCGCAACGACGCGAACAAACTGTTCACCAACGGCATCGCCGGGATGACGACGACCGGACCGTGGTTTTTTTCCGAAATCAAGCGAGACAAACCCGACCTCCCCTTCGCCGTCGCACCGTACCCGGTGGGCAAACAAGCCGCAACACTCGCCACCACCGACCACATCGTCATGCTGAAATCTGCAAAAAACAAACAAGCCTGCTGGAAGTGGATCGACTTTGTCACCAACCCGCAAAACTCCCAAGCTTGGAACCAAACCATCGGCTTCATCCCGTACCGCAAATCCGGCCTTGCAGCCCTCGCCAACACAAGCGACCCAAACTTCAAAGTCCTACTCAACGAGGTACAAAACGCCCATGCTTACCCCACGCTTCCGGATTGGCCGCAAATCGACGACGAAATCGCCAACGCTGTCCAAACGGCGTTGGCGGGCAAGAAAGCGCCGAAGGAGGCGCTGGACGATGCGGCCAAGAAAGTTGACGAGATTCTGGCGCAATCGAACTAACGCCTCAGCCTACCTCTTTCTCGCGCCTGCCCTGCTCATTCTGGGGCTGGTCATCCTCTACCCGTTGTTGAACACGCTGTGGCTTTCGTTCCAGCACAAAGTCTTGATCCGCCCGGATCAGGATTCTTTTGTCGGGCTCCAAAACTATGCAAAAGTACTCGCCGATCCGGATGTACGAGCGGCGGCGTCGCATACGATTCTCTTCACACTCTGCTCGGTGGGGATGAAGGTGGTGCTCGGAATGCTGGGAGCGCTCCTTCTGAATGTAAAAATGCGCGGAGCCGGCTGGGTTCGCACGCTCTACATGCTCCCGTGGTTGGTTCCTTCGGTCGTTGCTTCTCTCGTCTGGCGTTGGATTTTCAACGACCCGTTCGGCATCGCCAACACACTGCTGCAATCGTTCGGAGGGCCTGCGGTGAATTGGCTTGGGCAGGACACGACTGCAATGTTTGCTGTGATTCTCGTGGACATCTGGCGCGGGTTGCCGCTGATGACGTTGCTACTGCTTGCAGGACTGCAAATGATTCCACGTGAAACATTGGAGGCGGCGATGATCGACGGAGCGCATGCCGGGCAGCGCTTTTGGCGCGTGGTTCTGCCGATGATGCGACCGACGTTGATCATGGCGGGGACGTTGTCGTTGATCGGAACTTTCAACTCGTTCAACATCGTCTACGTCATGACAGGCGGCGGTCCGGCGCATGCGACTGAGATTTTGGTAACGTACGTGTTCCGCCTTGCGTTCCAAAAATTCAACTTCGGTTATGCGGGGACGCTGGCTGTATGGATCATCGTACTGCTCACGATACTTACCGGCATCTACAACCGCCTGTTGCGCGAAAGAGGGGAGGGAGACGCGTGAGACTGCGGAGAATTTTTTTCACCATCTCTTGGTGGGTGGCGGCGATTCTCTTTGTCGCGTTTCTGGCGTTTCCGGTGCTGTGGATGCTCTCCACTTCGCTCAAGCCTTCGGGGGAGATCTTTCACATCCCGCCGACATGGATTCCCGAGCATCCCACGCTCCATTCGTTTACAACGCTGTGGCAAAAAGGCAACTTCTTGCGATACCTGGGCAACTCCATCCTCGTGGCCTTGGCGACGACCGGGATCGCCGTCGTAGTCGCAAGCATGGCAGGGTACGCATTCGCCCGTCTGCCGTTCGTCGGGAGAAAAAGCGTTCTGTTCGGCATCTTGGCGGCGCAGATGATTCCCGGCGTGCTGTTTCTGCTCCCGATCTTCATGCTCATGAAGCAGTTGGGGTTGCTGAACTCGTATCTGGGCTTGATCTTGGCGAACGTGACGTTTGCGTTGCCGTTTGCAATCTGGATGATGTACGGGTTTTACAAGCACATCCCCGCCGAGATCGAAGAGGCCGCTTGGGTGGACGGCGCGGGATTTGGCGGGACTTATTTTCGCGTGGTCTTGCCGATGGGGAGGCCGGGGTTGTTGTCTTGTGCGATCTTTTGCTTTTTGAGTTCGTGGGATGAATTTGTGTTCGCGCTGGCTTTGAATACTCGGGATGAACTGCGAACGATGCCGGTGGGGCTGTACAATTTCGTCGGGCAGTACGGAATCGAGTGGAACTATCTGATGGCCGGTGCTTTGCTCGTTACGATTCCGGCGATGATCTTTTTTGCGCTGTTTCAAAAACAGATCTTGTCAGGCTTTGCGGCCGGTGCGGTCAAGGGGTGATCGCCCGGCCGTTTTTTGACAATTAGGGGTCTGAGGTGCTAGTATTTTGAGTATATATGTACATTGATCGAATGAGGTGGAGACGTTGGCAGAAGAAGTGAAAAGAGACCCGGCTGTCGAGGCAGAAGTAGCTCGTCAGATGGAAGTGTTAACCCGCGGCGCAGCCGAGGTCATCCCGGTTGAGGACTTGGAGAAAAAAGTCCGCAAAAGCATCAAAACGGGCAAGCAATTGACCGTAAAACTCGGCATCGACCCGACCGGCGCAGACCTGACCTTGGGTCACACGGTCGTCCTGCAGAAACTCCGCCATTTCCAAGACATGGGCCACAAAGTCCAGCTCTTGATCGGGGACTTCACCGGCATGATCGGGGACCCGACCGACCGCACCGAAGCGCGTAAGCAACTGACCCGCGAGGAAGTGTTGGAGAACGCGGCGACGTTCAAGGAGCAGGCGTTCAAAGTACTGGACACCGATCCGGCGAAGATCGAAGTCATGTACAACTCCGATTGGCTCAGCAAGCTGAACTTCGCAGACGTGCTCGAACTCGCGTCCAAGATGACCGTCGCACGGATGCTTGAACGCGACGACTTCAAGAAGCGCTACGAAGGCAAGATGCCGATCTCGCTGCACGAGTTCATGTACCCGCTGATGCAGGGATACGATTCGGTCGCGATGAAGTGCGACGTGGAAATCGGCGGCACCGACCAGACGTTCAACGTCCTCATGGGTCGCATGTTGCAAGAAAAGGACGGCCAAGAGCCGCAAGTCGTCATCACCATGCCGCTGTTGGTAGGTCTCGACGGCGTGAAGAAAATGGGCAAGTCCGCCGGCAACTACATCGGCGTGACGGAAGGCGCAAACGAGCAATACGGCAAGACGATGTCGATCCCGGACCATCTGATCGCTTCCTACTTCGAACTGGTCACCGACGTTCCGGTCGTCGAAGTGAAAGCCATCAAGCAAGGCTTGGAAGACAAATCTCTGCATCCGCGTGATGCCAAGATGGCGCTCGGTCGTGCGATCGTCACCAAGTACCACGGGGAAGAAGCGGCGCAGGAAGCGGAGAACTACTTCAAGACCGTGTTCCAGAACCGTGAAATTCCGGAAGACCTCCCGGAGTACGAAGTGGAGCCGGGCACGAAGTGGATCGTCGCTCTGCTGACGGAATTGAAGCTCGCTCCGTCCAACGGCGAAGCGCGCCGCCTGATCCAACAGGGCGGTCTGAAAATCAACTCCGAGAAAATCGAAGACCCGCAACTGCAACTTGACGTCGAGGACGGCATGATCCTCCAAGCCGGCAAGCGCAAGTTCGCCAAGTTGATTGTGAAATAAGTGAGTGAAGTATGAAAAAGAGCCCCTATCCTCTGCGGAGGAGGGGCTTTTTTTCTGATTTTCTATTTTTCTAGAGCTCGAAGCACTCCAAGCTTTGCAAGAGAACCGGCAGACGCTCCGCAATCGCTTCTCGGGTGCCGTATCGAATCGTCGTCTCCATGTTGAGGTCTTGCTGTTGCAAGAGGGAGTAGTGGCGGTACACGAGGCTCAGGAGCATGAAGAAATGCTCGCCGTTGATCCGTTTGCGACGCTCCAGATCTCCGTCGCTGTAGGCATCGAGGAAGCCGTCTGCGATGGCTGTCAACTGCGTGCGATAGAGATGGAAATTGTGCCGCTCATACCGCGGTGCTTTGTGAAAGGACGGGAACAAGTTCCTGTAACAATTCAAAAAGTTCCCCGCAAACACCATGTTGCTGTACGCCAACGGCAACGGGTCGATGATCCGCACACGCCCCTCTGCCAAGACGAGATTCTCCGGCGACAGGTCGCGGTTGGTCAGCACGATCAACTCGTCATCTGTAAGACGGTTGGCCGCAACTCCTTCAAACGTCCGCAACACCGCATCACGGGCGAACGACAGCTCCGAGTCGAGCAACGCCTGCAATTCTTCCCGGTACTCCGCAATCTCCTCCCGCAAGTTCGCATGAGCATCGCCGGGGGCCGCACCGTGAATTTTTTCCCCATCCCATTCGAGGAACCCAAACCCCTGAACCTCCACCGGCACCCCATCCACCGCACGGAAGTACACCCCGATCTGCTTCCCGACCTCGTACGCACCCTCTGTATCCAAAGCGGACAATTGCACAGTCGGTCCCGCGTACGATTCGATCGTGAACGTCAAGTGCTCCGAAACGTGGTAGAAAAAGTCCTCCGGGCACACGCCCGGTTGGACTTTGTTTGCGTAGGCGTAGTACAACTGTTGCGCGCCGTATTCCGAGCGGAACAGTTTTTCATCATAGCGCAGGGGCTTGCAATAAGACTCTTCCTTTTGAAAACGCAACACCATCTGACGTCCGTCTGCCAGTTGAAGCAGGTAGGCGATGTGCCACGCACCTTCTCCCAACTCCTTCACGTCGAATTCCGGAGACGTTAGCGCCGGAAGTCCGGCAATCTGCAGGGCGTCGGCAATTTTTGAAGACAACGGCAAGAGAATTCCTCCCTTATTACTTGGGAATATATTCCCAACAATTTATCACACTACTAGGAATGGTGCAATGACAACCGACGATTCATCATTTTGGTCAAAAGTGGGATGCTAGGAAAAAGCATACGTAATGAGGTGAACGCAGTTTGGCAGGGACGAAACGCACGGCTAGATGGGTGGCGGGAGGACTATTGGCGCTGGTCGTCGCGGCAGGGGCGGTCTCTGCCATCCAAAACTATCGAGAGTCACACCGTACCGTGGCGTTGCCTGAACTATCCCCGTACAAGAATCTGGCGGAGGAGCGCTTGTATCGCTTTGTCAAAACGTTTCTGACCGATGGACAGGGCGGTGTCCGCACCAACCTCATGCCGACGACTTCCGGCGCTGTGACAAGTGGAGACACGGCGAGAGGACATGCTGTGTTGTCCGAATCGGTGGGGCTCCTGATGGAGTATGCCGTGCGCGCAAGCAACCGCGAATTGTTCGAGATTGAAGTGCGACTCTTGGAACAGCGCTTTTTGACAGGAGAGTACTTCGTGCGCTGGGTGGCACCGCCGCTTGGGGAGAAAACTCCGGTCTCCACCGTCAACTCCTCGATTGACGACCTCCGTTTAATCGGGGCGTTGCTGGCGGGAGATGAGAAGTTTGGCGATGAACATGCCCGCCGACTTGCAGAGCACATCGCCAAGGGATTGCTTTCTTACAACGGGCAATCCGGGTTTCTGCGTGACTTCGCCGATGTAGCGACCGGGAAGCGGGCGGACGAGGTGTCGATTCGGTATTTGAATCTGGGGGTTTTAGCCAAACTAAGCGGTACCGACCTCGCCTACAAGCCGGTGTACGAGCAATCCCGTCAGCTTTTGCAGAGGGCCCAGCAACCTTCGGGCCTGTATGCGACGGTGTGGTTGCCGGACACGGGCGCTTTTCGTCAACAGGACGGGGAGGTGGAGGTCGACCCGCACATGGCGGAGCAACTGGTGGCGGCTCTCTATGCCCAAGAGGCGAAGTTGTCAACGGAACGAATGACAACCCTTTTGAAAAAAGCGCTCGGGGCCGCCGGCCGCCTCCCTGCTACGATCGACCGCGACGGAGCTCCGGCAACAGACATGGAATCGCCAGCGGTCTATGCGCTGGCTGCGATCTATCTGCATCGTGCGGGCGAGGAGTCTGCAACGGCCGCTTGTTTGAAGCGATTGGAAGAGATGCAAGTTCAAAAAGGAGAGCGCTACGACGGCGGATATGTGGATCTGAGTTCGTTGGAAGCGTTCTCGTTTGACCAACTGGAAGCGCTGCTCGCGCTGAGGGAAGCGGGGGAGACACCATGACCAACCAAGAAAACCCGTCCGAGCGCCAGGACTCGCAACGCAAGCTCGACATGCGTTTCCTCTGTGCCGTCATCGTGCTGGTCGTCGCCCAGTTTGTGACGCTGTTCAGCCAGCCGACACGGCCATTTACGTACATCTGGTACTCGATGTGCGTAGGAGTCTTGATCATCGGCTATGTTCGAGGGCGCGTGTTCGGGTTGCTGATGTCGCTCGTGGCGGTGTTTTTGTTCGGAAGCTTCAATATGTATCAGTTTTTCGTCGCGCATGATACGTCGCAGTTGTCGACGGTCGATGCGTTGTGGTTCTTTCTGTTTCCGCTCTGCGGGTTCACGGGAGGTCTCCTCGGGGACTTTGTGCGGGGACTGCTGACTCGCTACGAGGCGGTCTACGGATCGGTCGATGAGTTGTTGCTTGCCGATCCGTTGACGGGGTTGATGAACGCGAAGCGTTTTTTCTTCGACTTGCAGGAGGAGTTGGAGCGGGCGAAGCGGCACTTCATTCGGCGGGAACGTGCGGGGGAAGCGAGCGGGACATGGGAGTCGTTGTCGGCGGAACAAGCGAATATCAACGAAGTTCTCACCGTCATGCTGTTTGAGATTGTTCATTTCAATGAATTTGTGACGCTGTATGGAGAACAGCAGAGCAACAAATTGCTGGCGACGATTTCGGAGGAATTGCAGCACGTCACGCGACCCAGTGATCGCAAAGCGAGGATCGACCGGGCGCGGTTCGCTCTGATCTTGCCGGAGACGCCGCCGCAGAATGCCACCATCGTGCGAAATCGCTTGAACGAAGCGATCGACAGCTTCCAGATGACCGTGCGGGAGACGCGGACGCGTCAGGTGACGTTGAAGCTGAGATTCGGGATGGCGACCGCTCCGCAACAGGGAGCTACGGCCGAAGACTTGTTCGCAACGGCGGAAAGGGAGTTGTCGTTTGATCTGGGGTAGACGGTTGGGGCTGAGAGGTTCCCGAGTAGAGTGGAGGCGTTTCGGGCTGATTTTTTTGGTTGCCTTGTTCTTGTTCTCTTGGCTGCCTTGCCCGGCACGGGCAGACGACAAGCCTGCGGGTATTCTGCTCCTGTACCACACGGGATACGAGAACGAGCAGGTCTACATGCGGTCTCTGTTCAACCTCATGGCGCCTTTTGGCACGTCGATCACTCCGATCAACGTCGAAGAGCAGGCCCCGAACGATGCGGACGTGGTGGAGTTGGTGACCCATGCGAAGTACATCGTCTTGCTCGCAGACCGTGACGGCGTGCAAAAACTGCCGGACTCTTGGCGGCTCACGGCTCGCAAGTCTTCCGCCGCTCTGTACTTCATGGGGGAAAACCCAGCAGACGTATTTGGCGCAACGAACCCCGTGCAAGAAACGGTCGGCAAGCTCGCCAGCGCCACGACCTTGCTCATTCATGGGAATTCATACCCGCTCAACGTCTCCATCGACATGCCGCTTTTTCAACTGCCGTCTCCAAGGGAGCAAGTGTATGCGGAGATTGCGAACGGTGATCGCCGAGAGCCTTTTATCTCGTCCTCGCATCTGGGAGCGGGAACGGGAGCAGGCGGGCAGAAGCGATCCCTTTTCCTCTGCCTCCGATACACCGCGTTTGGCGAACTGAGTTTCGCGATTGCAGATTCGCTTTTTGATTTCTTCGGTGTGGATGTGAAGCCGTTGCACGAAGCTTATGTGCGGATCGAGGACATCCACCCCATGCGAAGCCCCGAGGAAATTCGCAACATCACCGATTTTCTCAGTGGGGAGGGGATTCCGTTCCTCCTCGGCGTCATTCCGATCTACCAAAACGGAGGAGAGCGTGTCGTGCTCTCCGACCGCCCGGAACTAGTGCAAGCGTTGCAATACGCCCAGTCCAAGGGCGGCACGATCATCCAGCACGGCACCACGCACCAATACTATCTGTCCGAGACGGGCGAGGGCTACGAATTCTGGGACTCGGCGAACAAAGGCCCGATTCCTGACGAAGACACGTACATCACCGACAAGTTGGAACTCGGGCTGAAAGTCCTCTTGGAGAACAAATTGTACCCTGTTGCCTTTGAACCGCCGCACTATGCGATGACGAGGCACGGCTACGAAATCGCTGCGAGGTACTTTTCCACGGTGGTCGGCAATTTGCAAATCACCGATACTTCGTTTGTCACGATGGAGCCGCCTTATGGAATCACGAACAGCTACCAAGGGGGGCTGACGTTTTACCCCGAGAACGGCGGCTACGTGTACGAGGAACACCCGAGTGTCGTTCCCGAAATGCTCGCCAACATGAAAAAAGTCGAGATCGTGCGCCGTTCGCAGACCGGGTTCTTTTTTCACTCGTATTTGCCGCTTCAAGATTTGAAAGAGTTGGTGAAGGGCATGAAGGAGTCGGGTCTCACCCCCTTCAACTTGCGAGACTACGAGAATACGGTCAAAACTCCGTGGGGCACGATTTCCACCGCCAACGGTCTCCTCCACACCGACATCAGACCGCCACAGGAGTCTACGGGGAATGTCGACGTCCCGCGCAGTACCGCGCAGAAAGTCTCGAACTTCGTGGCGTGGGGCGTTGTGAGCGTGGTGACGACGGTGATTGCGGTGTTTCTCATCCAAGTGCGGATCTTGCGTCGACGTCGTCGGGCGCGGCTGTTTGCGGAGAGGGGAGAGCTGAAATGAACGTCGACAAGCTCTTTTTGTTCTCGTTGATCATGATCTGGGTGATGTTGCTCTACCACGTGGCGTTGGCGATTGCCGGCTATCGCTATGAAAAAAAGCTGGAGAGCTTCGCGGACCAGCTTCCCTTACCGGACGTCGCGCCCTTCGTCTCGGTGATGGTTCCCGCCCACAACGAGGAAAAAGTCATCGAGCGCACCGCCCGCGCCCTCTGTTCGTTCGACTACCCGCCCGATCGCTTCGAAGTGATCATCGTCAACGACCGCTCCAAGGACCGCACCGGGCAAATTCTCGACGAACTGACCAAGGAGCACCCGATGCTCCGCCCGTATCACATCAAACCGGGCGAGGGCGGCGGTGGCAAATCGGCTGCCTTGAACAAAGGGATCGAATCGGCGAGAGGTGAGGTCATCGCCGTGTATGACGCCGACAACACGCCTGAACGCACGGCGTTGACGCGCTTGGTGTCCACACTCTGCAGCAACGAAAACTACGGCGCTGTCGTCGGCAAATTCCGTGTCATCAACGCCAAAAAGAACCTGCTTACGAAGTTCATCAACATCGAAACGATTTCGTTCCAATGGATGGTGCAAGCCGGGCGTTGGAATCTGTTTAAAATCGCCAGCATCCCCGGCACCAACTTCGTCATCTGGCGGCATGTGCTCGACGAAGCGGGCTCGTGGGATGAAAAAGCGCTCGCCGAAGACACAGAGCTCTCCATCCGCATCTACGAAACCGGCAAGATGATCTGCTTCATGCCCCTTGGCGTGACGTGGGAGCAGGAGCCTGAAACTTGGAACGTGTGGATCAAGCAGAGGACGAGGTGGGTGCAAGGCAACTCGTATGTGGTGATCAAGTTCGTCAAACAGATCTTCAAGCTCAAACGCAAGCGGATGGTGTTTGATATCTTGTACTTTTTCTTCACGTATTTTGTTTTTTTGCTGGGCGTGTTGCTGTCCGACCTGATCTTCGTGCTGGCCGCATTCGGGGTCGTGAAGCTGACGTTGAACGGGCCGTATGTGGTGATCTGGTTGCTGGCGTATGTGCTGTTCATCGTCGAGATTCTCGTCACTTTGGAAATTGAACGAACGGAACTGACGTGGCGCAATCTGTTCGTCGTGGCGTTGATGTACTTCACCTACTCGCAGCTCTGGTTGTACCTCGTCGTGCGCGGGATGTTCCTCCAACTCAAGAGCACGTTGAAGAAGGAAAAAATCGTCTGGTACAAAACAGACCGATTCTGACGTCAAAACCGGCAAGGGGTGGCAACGAGATGAACAAGAGATGGTGGCAGAGATGGCTCCTGAAAACCGCAGCCCTGTTGACCGCTCTGAGTCTGGTCTCACCGGCGGGGGCAGCACCTCCCGCGAAAACATCGGCTGTCCCGCAACCAACCGCCGAAGGGCTGCAAAACACATTTATCACGAGCTCCAACGTGACGCTGACCCCAATGTCCAGCCGCTTCGAGTATTTCCTGCAAGTGTCGCCGCGCTGGACGGTGCGTTCGGCAGACTTTACGATTCACTTCCGACACTCGGCAACGCTTGTGAAGGAACTTTCCAGCGTGAGTTTGCTCGTAGACGGGGTTCCGTACCATACGATCTGGCTGGGTCCGGAGAACGAAACAAACGGAGTGCTGAGCGCTCACATTCCAAGCGGTGCGCTCACGCCGGGTTTTCATCAGTTCAGCGTCGCGAGCAACATGCGCTCGCACCGGGAGTTGTGTGACGACCTGTCCGATCCGGCGAACTGGCTGGTCTTGGAGAATACATCGCTGATCCACCTCGACTATGCCAATCACAACGACACGCCGAATTTGCAGATGTTCCCGGTCCCTTTTCTCAGCGAATCGGGGGCAGGGCCTTGGAATGTCAACATCGTGGTGCCGGACCTTGCGAGCGACCGCGAGTTGAGCGTTGCGTATCGCCTCGTGACGGTGTTGGCGAAACTTCAGAGTTTGAATGCGTCCTCGGCACGGGTACTCAAGCTGTCCGATTGGACGCCTGACACCGACCCGCGAAATTTGATCGTCGTCGGGCAAGTGGAGAAGTTGCCGGCAGATTGGCAGAAACACTTTTCAGATTTGCTATCGACGGGGCGTGATGTGGGGCTCTTGCGGGAGGTCACCTCCACAGAGTCGGGCAAGCGGGCGGTGCTGTTCGTAAGCGGCCATACGGAGCGCGGGGTGGAGATTGCGGCAGAATCCCTGTCTTACCCGAACTTCCGCAAACAACTCTCCGGCGCAACGGCGCAAGTCTCAGAAGAAGTGCTGACGGCCGCCCAAGAGTTGCAAAAAAAAGAACGAGACGCGCTCGCACTGGCTACCCAAGAGGGCCGGGTGACCATGAAGCAACTCTCGTACAAGGAGGTCACGCTCTCCAACGTCCAGACTTCTTCGGCATCCTACACGTTCAACACACCTCCGATGTGGCAGTATACCAAGGGGGCAGGGGTCAAGCTTCATCTAAAATACTCGTCCCTGCTCGATGACAAACGCAGTGCCGTGATCGCCACCGTCAACGGATCGCCGCAGGTGAGCCAAAAACTTTCGGCTGCGACGGCGGAGGGCTTGGATTTGTTCGTTCCGTTCCCCGAAGATTTGCGAGT encodes the following:
- a CDS encoding glycosyltransferase family 2 protein, which encodes MNVDKLFLFSLIMIWVMLLYHVALAIAGYRYEKKLESFADQLPLPDVAPFVSVMVPAHNEEKVIERTARALCSFDYPPDRFEVIIVNDRSKDRTGQILDELTKEHPMLRPYHIKPGEGGGGKSAALNKGIESARGEVIAVYDADNTPERTALTRLVSTLCSNENYGAVVGKFRVINAKKNLLTKFINIETISFQWMVQAGRWNLFKIASIPGTNFVIWRHVLDEAGSWDEKALAEDTELSIRIYETGKMICFMPLGVTWEQEPETWNVWIKQRTRWVQGNSYVVIKFVKQIFKLKRKRMVFDILYFFFTYFVFLLGVLLSDLIFVLAAFGVVKLTLNGPYVVIWLLAYVLFIVEILVTLEIERTELTWRNLFVVALMYFTYSQLWLYLVVRGMFLQLKSTLKKEKIVWYKTDRF
- a CDS encoding cellulose biosynthesis cyclic di-GMP-binding regulatory protein BcsB produces the protein MNKRWWQRWLLKTAALLTALSLVSPAGAAPPAKTSAVPQPTAEGLQNTFITSSNVTLTPMSSRFEYFLQVSPRWTVRSADFTIHFRHSATLVKELSSVSLLVDGVPYHTIWLGPENETNGVLSAHIPSGALTPGFHQFSVASNMRSHRELCDDLSDPANWLVLENTSLIHLDYANHNDTPNLQMFPVPFLSESGAGPWNVNIVVPDLASDRELSVAYRLVTVLAKLQSLNASSARVLKLSDWTPDTDPRNLIVVGQVEKLPADWQKHFSDLLSTGRDVGLLREVTSTESGKRAVLFVSGHTERGVEIAAESLSYPNFRKQLSGATAQVSEEVLTAAQELQKKERDALALATQEGRVTMKQLSYKEVTLSNVQTSSASYTFNTPPMWQYTKGAGVKLHLKYSSLLDDKRSAVIATVNGSPQVSQKLSAATAEGLDLFVPFPEDLRVGEEVRVNVQAEMYLETNSCMDDNNPSGMRRYLSIDPDQSEFILPHMNKETAALANFPGAFLSENSSLEQTTAVLPSKPTESEMIALAQVVAGASNWVERDGLEVVRHHSDANLRDKVWVIDTAGDNEFLQQMAENRELAIRSTPSGLQSDTVPLVNTTQTNGGAIQQVFRPNGGTALVVAAPTPDMLLETATVLADRTEIRDADTQGAALRTSDRQTVLMTIDTQPYLSLPQRVANRVAETYGYLRSSEGQLVIFGSAFGLTVLVILWFIWKLIWRPKLETKGKWKRRKKKPKPPKNTPPPPTPKTESPTAPTYDLPDLLPPKDPEDPANWPSRKNRNKK